A single window of Pyrus communis chromosome 10, drPyrComm1.1, whole genome shotgun sequence DNA harbors:
- the LOC137746414 gene encoding protein DETOXIFICATION 43-like yields the protein MAEEQDLHEPVNKWKIPVGVFFKDARRVFKWDTLGKEILQIAFPAALAVAADPVASLIDTAFIGHIGPVELAAAGVSIALFNQASRITIFPLVSITTSFVAEEDTVAKMNVESAKVEKREKNSDMLDDMEKGASKPKGDDTPQNGRHLGKFSPQNSGMEEASTDDIERGEAGKGAAEAKSENLDEGLAKNTDSKKVISENVKPEIAENGAAKNSVQLEGGSKTTMEKRPSDLMNNSLKTKIRKKKRHIASASTALIFGAILGLLQAIFLMLTAKVLLGVMGVKPGSPMLAPAKKYLTIRSIGAPAVLLTLAMQGIFRGFKDTKTPLYVIVVGYAINIALDPLLIFVCGLGIRGAAIAHVLSQYLMALVLFIILTKKIDLLPPSLKDLQFGRFLKNGTLLLARVVAVTFCVTLAASLAARLGPTPMAAFQTCLQVWLTSSLLADGLAVAGQAILACAFAEKDYKKATATATRVLQMSFILGVGLALLVGIGLYFGAGVFSRDVNVLHLIKIGLPFVAATQPINSLSFVFDGVNFGASDFAYSAYSLVLVAIASIVSLFLLSKSHGFVGIWIALTIYMALRAFAGVWRMGTGTGPWRFLKGRSPQ from the exons ATGGCTGAGGAGCAAGATTTGCATGAGCCAGTGAACAAGTGGAAGATTCCTGTTGGTGTTTTCTTCAAAGATGCAAG GCGTGTTTTCAAATGGGATACGCTCGGGAAGGAGATATTACAGATTGCATTCCCTGCCGCTCTCGCTGTAGCTGCTGATCCAGTTGCTTCTTTGATTGACACAGCATTCATTGGTCATATAG GTCCAGTGGAGCTTGCAGCAGCAGGAGTATCTATTGCCCTATTCAACCAGGCTTCAAGGATTACTATATTCCCATTAGTCAGTATTACGACTTCCTTTGTTGCCGAGGAAGATACTGTTGCAAAAATGAACGTGGAATCTGCGAAAGTTGAGAAGCGGGAAAAGAATTCAGACATGCTTGATGACATGGAAAAAGGGGCTTCCAAACCAAAAGGTGATGATACACCTCAAAATGGTAGGCATCTAGGAAAGTTTTCACCTCAAAACAGTGGGATGGAAGAGGCTTCAACTGATGATATTGAGCGTGGGGAAGCCGGAAAAGGTGCCGCTGAAGCGAAAAGTGAGAACTTGGACGAGGGATTAGCGAAAAACACTGATTCAAAGAAAGTCATATCGGAAAATGTTAAGCCTGAGATTGCAGAGAACGGTGCTGCTAAGAACAGTGTTCAACTAGAAGGTg GTTCCAAAACCACTATGGAAAAGCGTCCGTCAGATCTGATGAACAACAGTTTGAAGACAAAAATCAGGAAAAAGAAGCGACATATTGCTTCAGCGTCAACAGCACTCATCTTTGGGGCAATATTAGGCCTTTTACAAGCTATTTTTCTCATGCTTACAGCCAAAGTTCTCCTTGGTGTGATGGGCGTGAAACCG GGTTCCCCTATGCTAGCCCCGGCAAAGAAGTACTTGACAATAAGATCGATCGGTGCACCTGCAGTTCTTCTCACATTGGCCATGCAAGGGATCTTCCGCGGCTTTAAGGATACAAAAACTCCTTTATATGTCATTG TTGTCGGATACGCAATTAACATTGCCTTGGATCCATTACTCATCTTTGTCTGCGGTTTGGGCATCAGAGGTGCAGCTATTGCACATGTTCTTTCTCA GTACTTAATGGCACTGGTACTCTTCATAatcttaaccaaaaaaattgatCTCTTACCTCCAAGTCTTAAAGATTTGCAGTTTGGTCGGTTTCTGAAGAACG GAACTCTATTGTTGGCTAGGGTGGTTGCTGTGACATTCTGTGTGACCTTGGCCGCATCCCTAGCGGCGCGGCTAGGACCAACTCCAATGGCTGCATTTCAGACTTGCTTGCAGGTCTGGTTGACATCATCTCTTCTTGCTGATGGTTTGGCAGTTGCAGGACAG GCTATTCTAGCATGTGCATTTGCTGAGAAAGACTACAAAAAGGCCACAGCTACTGCAACCCGGGTTTTACAG ATGAGCTTTATTCTTGGTGTGGGGCTTGCTCTTCTTGTTGGAATCGGTCTGTATTTTGGAGCTGGAGTCTTTTCTAGAGATGTTAACGTTTTGCACCTTATAAAGATTGGCCTCCCG TTTGTTGCAGCTACGCAACCGATCAATTCGCTGTCTTTTGTGTTTGATGGTGTGAACTTTGGAGCATCTGATTTTGCATATTCTGCATACTCATTG GTTCTGGTTGCCATAGCAAGCATTGtatccttgttcctcctctcaAAATCCCATGGTTTTGTTGGGATCTGGATTGCGTTAACCATTTATATGGCGTTACGTGCATTTGCTGGTGTATGGAG GATGGGTACTGGAACAGGACCTTGGCGTTTTCTCAAGGGTCGTTCACCACAATAG